The following are from one region of the Polaribacter marinaquae genome:
- the ilvC gene encoding ketol-acid reductoisomerase — MSNYFNTLTLREKLEQLGKCRFMEASEFEDGVEALKGKKIVIVGCGAQGLNQGLNMRESGLDISYTLRQAAIDQKRQSYINASSNNFEVGSYEEMLPTADVVINLTPDKQHTNVVNAVMPLMKKGATLSYSHGFNIVEEGMQVREDLTVIMVAPKSPGSEVREEYKRGFGVPTLIAVHPENDPEGKGWAQAKAYAVATGGHKAGVLESSFVAEVKSDLMGEQTILCGLLQTGAILSFDKMVAEGIEPGYAGKLIQYGWETVTEALKHGGITNMMDRLSNPAKVEAFRLSEELKDIMRPLFQKHMDDIMTGHFSKTMMEDWANDDKNLLTWRAETGETAFEKQVITSDEISEQEYFDHGTLLVAFVRSGVELAFEAMTESGIIDASAYYESLHETPLIANTIARMKLAEMNRVISDTAEYGCYLFDHACKPLLTDFMKKISTNVIGKSFSSENGVDNIELIKINKIIRNHPVEIVGEQLRASMTAMKVVKTA, encoded by the coding sequence ATGTCAAATTATTTTAACACATTAACATTAAGAGAGAAATTAGAGCAATTAGGAAAATGCCGTTTTATGGAAGCTTCAGAATTTGAAGACGGAGTAGAAGCATTAAAAGGGAAGAAAATTGTTATTGTAGGTTGTGGGGCACAAGGTTTAAATCAAGGTTTAAATATGAGAGAATCTGGTTTAGACATTTCTTATACTTTAAGACAGGCTGCAATAGATCAAAAAAGACAGTCTTATATCAATGCATCTTCCAATAATTTTGAAGTTGGTAGTTATGAAGAAATGTTGCCAACAGCAGATGTGGTAATTAATTTAACACCAGATAAGCAACATACAAATGTTGTAAATGCAGTAATGCCTTTAATGAAAAAAGGTGCTACTTTATCGTATTCTCACGGTTTTAATATTGTTGAAGAGGGAATGCAAGTTCGTGAAGATTTAACAGTAATTATGGTGGCGCCAAAGTCTCCAGGATCTGAAGTTAGAGAAGAATATAAAAGAGGATTTGGAGTGCCAACCTTAATAGCAGTGCATCCAGAGAATGACCCAGAAGGAAAAGGTTGGGCACAAGCAAAGGCTTATGCAGTTGCTACAGGTGGTCATAAAGCAGGTGTTTTAGAGTCTTCTTTTGTTGCAGAAGTAAAATCTGATTTAATGGGAGAGCAAACTATTTTATGTGGTTTGTTGCAAACAGGAGCAATTTTATCTTTTGATAAAATGGTGGCAGAAGGAATTGAGCCTGGTTATGCGGGTAAATTAATTCAGTATGGTTGGGAAACTGTAACGGAAGCCTTAAAGCATGGTGGAATTACAAATATGATGGATAGATTGTCTAATCCTGCAAAAGTAGAAGCATTTAGACTTTCAGAAGAATTGAAAGATATAATGCGTCCGTTGTTTCAAAAGCACATGGATGATATTATGACGGGTCATTTTTCTAAAACTATGATGGAAGATTGGGCAAATGATGACAAGAATCTTTTAACTTGGAGAGCTGAGACAGGAGAAACTGCTTTTGAAAAACAAGTAATTACTTCTGATGAAATTTCAGAACAAGAGTATTTCGATCACGGAACGTTATTAGTTGCTTTTGTAAGATCTGGTGTAGAATTAGCTTTTGAAGCAATGACAGAGTCAGGAATTATTGATGCTTCTGCATACTATGAGTCTTTACATGAAACGCCATTAATTGCAAATACAATAGCAAGAATGAAATTGGCAGAAATGAATCGTGTAATTTCTGATACCGCAGAATATGGATGTTATTTGTTTGATCATGCGTGTAAACCTTTATTAACAGATTTCATGAAAAAGATTTCAACAAACGTTATTGGTAAATCGTTTAGTTCAGAAAATGGTGTAGATAATATAGAGCTTATTAAAATAAATAAGATTATTAGAAATCATCCTGTAGAAATTGTAGGAGAGCAACTAAGAGCTTCTATGACAGCAATGAAAGTAGTAAAAACTGCGTAA
- the ilvA gene encoding threonine ammonia-lyase IlvA, which yields MQHKDIYYPSLVNIKKAASNLQGVAFETPLSKNHNLSKELNANILFKREDLQVVRSYKIRGAYNKMSSLSDLEKQNGIVCASAGNHAQGVALSCKLLQVKGTIFMPSPTPKQKINQVKMFGEDYIDIVIEGDTFDDAFNAAKLECDAKNKTFIHPFNDEKVIEGQATVGLEILNQVKEKIDYVFVPIGGGGLSAGLSSVFKYLSPNTKIIGVEPEGAPSMLTSIRNNKNTFLDKIDAFVDGAAVKKVGDLNFDICNRNLSKVITVPEGKICQTILDLYNKDAIVVEPAGALSIAALDFYADEIKGKNVVCVVSGSNNDITRTAEIKERALLYAKLKHYFIVKFPQRAGALKEFVAEILGPNDDITHFEYTKKTNRENGAAVVGLELKSSLDLEPLIQRMKDKSFFGDYLNDKPDLFQFLV from the coding sequence ATGCAACATAAAGATATTTATTATCCGAGTTTAGTGAATATAAAAAAAGCGGCAAGTAATTTACAAGGTGTTGCTTTTGAAACTCCTTTAAGTAAAAATCACAATCTCTCTAAAGAGTTAAATGCTAATATATTATTTAAAAGAGAAGATTTACAAGTAGTACGTTCTTATAAAATTAGAGGTGCTTATAACAAAATGTCTTCTTTAAGTGATTTAGAAAAGCAAAACGGAATTGTATGTGCAAGCGCTGGTAATCATGCGCAAGGTGTAGCCTTATCCTGTAAATTATTACAGGTAAAAGGTACTATTTTTATGCCATCGCCAACACCAAAACAAAAAATTAATCAAGTTAAAATGTTTGGTGAAGATTATATTGATATTGTTATTGAAGGTGATACTTTTGATGATGCTTTTAATGCAGCAAAATTAGAATGTGATGCTAAAAACAAAACATTTATTCATCCTTTTAATGATGAAAAAGTTATTGAAGGACAGGCAACAGTTGGTTTAGAAATTTTAAATCAAGTAAAAGAAAAAATAGATTATGTTTTTGTTCCTATTGGTGGTGGAGGTTTATCTGCAGGATTGTCATCCGTATTTAAATACTTATCACCAAACACTAAAATAATAGGTGTAGAGCCAGAAGGAGCACCATCAATGTTAACTTCTATTAGAAATAATAAAAATACTTTTTTAGATAAAATTGATGCTTTTGTAGATGGTGCTGCAGTAAAAAAAGTTGGAGATTTAAACTTTGATATTTGTAATAGAAATTTATCTAAAGTGATTACTGTACCAGAAGGTAAAATTTGTCAAACAATTTTAGATTTGTATAATAAAGATGCTATTGTTGTAGAACCTGCTGGTGCTTTAAGTATTGCTGCGTTAGATTTTTATGCTGATGAAATTAAAGGTAAAAATGTTGTTTGTGTGGTTAGTGGAAGTAATAATGATATTACAAGAACAGCAGAAATAAAAGAAAGAGCATTATTATATGCTAAATTAAAGCATTATTTTATTGTGAAATTTCCGCAAAGAGCAGGTGCGTTAAAAGAGTTTGTTGCTGAAATTCTTGGTCCTAATGATGATATTACACATTTTGAATATACAAAAAAAACAAACAGAGAAAATGGTGCCGCTGTAGTTGGTTTAGAGCTGAAATCATCTTTAGATTTAGAACCTTTAATTCAGAGAATGAAAGATAAAAGCTTTTTTGGAGACTACTTAAATGATAAACCAGATTTGTTTCAGTTTTTAGTTTAA
- a CDS encoding NADP-dependent glyceraldehyde-3-phosphate dehydrogenase codes for MNYTFKEIPNEYKINETLSQDTYLINGELKKWNGDKADVFSTISSTEEYKPTLLGSVPNLSENEALEALNAASNAYARGQGLWPTMKVEGRIAAMEKFVAQMKTKREEIVKLLMWEIGKSLPDSEKEFDRTIEYIYDTIEDYKQMDRDSAKFEKNSGVHAHIRRGPLGVVLCLGPYNYPLNETFALLIPALIMGNTTVFKPAKHGVLLLTPLLEAFQTSFPAGVVNIIYGRGRTLVTPIMKTGLVDVLALIGNSKSANAIQANHPQKNRLRLILGLEAKNPGIVLPEADLDLAINECLAGSTSFNGQRCTALKVLYVHEDIVEEFNKRFAERVDALKFGNPWEEGVKLTPLPEPGKPAYIQELIDDATDKGAKVLNDNGGKTSENYIFPAVLYPVSKDSRVFEEEQFGPVIPIVSFKDVQEPIDDMAASNYGQQVSVFGSNVRTLAPLIDTLVNLVCRVNLNSAAQRGPDVYPFTGRKDSAVGTLSVHDALRSFSIRTFVAAKDTDYNKAILQEILDQKNSNFISTDYIL; via the coding sequence ATGAACTATACGTTTAAAGAAATACCAAACGAATATAAAATTAATGAGACTTTAAGTCAAGATACTTATTTAATTAACGGAGAATTAAAAAAGTGGAATGGCGATAAAGCGGATGTTTTTTCTACTATTTCATCAACAGAAGAGTACAAGCCAACTTTGTTGGGTTCTGTGCCAAATTTATCTGAAAATGAAGCATTAGAAGCCTTAAATGCTGCGTCAAATGCTTATGCAAGAGGGCAAGGTTTATGGCCAACAATGAAGGTAGAAGGTAGAATTGCTGCTATGGAGAAATTTGTAGCGCAAATGAAAACAAAAAGAGAAGAGATTGTTAAGCTTTTAATGTGGGAGATTGGAAAATCTTTACCAGATTCTGAGAAAGAGTTTGATAGGACAATAGAGTATATCTACGATACCATAGAAGATTATAAACAAATGGATAGAGATTCTGCTAAGTTTGAAAAAAATAGCGGAGTACATGCGCATATTAGACGTGGACCATTAGGTGTTGTTCTTTGTTTAGGCCCTTACAATTATCCTTTAAATGAAACTTTTGCGTTGTTAATTCCTGCTTTAATCATGGGAAATACAACTGTTTTTAAGCCAGCAAAACATGGTGTGTTGTTGTTAACTCCTTTGTTAGAGGCTTTTCAAACAAGTTTTCCTGCTGGTGTAGTAAATATAATTTACGGTAGAGGTAGAACGTTAGTTACTCCAATAATGAAAACTGGTTTAGTAGATGTTTTAGCTTTAATTGGTAATAGTAAGTCTGCAAATGCTATTCAAGCAAATCATCCGCAGAAAAATAGATTGCGTTTAATTTTAGGTTTAGAAGCTAAAAATCCTGGAATTGTTTTGCCAGAAGCAGATTTAGATTTGGCGATTAACGAATGTTTGGCGGGTTCAACTTCTTTTAATGGGCAAAGATGTACTGCTTTAAAGGTGTTATATGTTCATGAGGATATTGTTGAAGAGTTTAATAAAAGGTTTGCAGAACGTGTAGATGCTTTAAAGTTTGGTAATCCTTGGGAAGAAGGTGTTAAATTAACTCCTTTGCCAGAACCAGGAAAACCTGCTTACATTCAAGAGTTAATTGATGATGCTACTGATAAAGGAGCAAAAGTATTGAATGATAATGGAGGGAAAACATCAGAAAATTACATTTTTCCTGCAGTTTTATACCCGGTTTCTAAAGATTCTAGAGTTTTTGAAGAAGAACAGTTTGGGCCGGTTATTCCGATAGTGTCTTTTAAAGATGTGCAAGAGCCTATAGATGATATGGCTGCTTCTAACTACGGACAACAAGTAAGTGTATTTGGTAGCAATGTTAGAACTTTAGCGCCTTTAATTGATACGTTGGTAAATTTGGTTTGTAGGGTAAACTTAAATAGTGCAGCACAAAGAGGGCCAGATGTGTATCCTTTTACAGGTAGAAAAGATTCTGCAGTAGGAACTTTAAGTGTTCATGATGCTTTGCGTTCTTTTTCTATAAGAACTTTTGTAGCAGCAAAAGATACAGATTATAATAAGGCTATTTTACAAGAAATTTTAGATCAGAAAAACTCTAATTTTATAAGTACAGATTACATATTATAA
- a CDS encoding universal stress protein, which produces MKKILVPIDFSKPSEYAAKMAAKIAKKTSASIYLIHLIELPTGVIDMGSGSKFSIPESMLYLRKTKEKIVAFKNTFFTDEMNVEYFIKLSNPFDGIKKYAEKINADLIIMGSKGHSEFEEIMIGSNTEKVVRSSKTPVIVVKKDDAKIKLKNLVFASNFKEENKEVFSKFLNFANAFNSKIHLLKINTPSQFESTFNAKEKVKTFIKDYNLPKHTINIYNDVSVEKGILNYAKEKKADLIALSTHGRSGISHLFTGSVTKNLSKKALKPMFTVKV; this is translated from the coding sequence ATGAAAAAAATTTTAGTTCCAATAGATTTTTCAAAACCGTCTGAATATGCAGCTAAAATGGCTGCTAAAATTGCTAAAAAAACGAGTGCTTCAATTTATTTAATTCACCTCATAGAATTACCTACAGGAGTTATAGACATGGGTTCTGGTAGTAAATTCAGCATTCCAGAAAGCATGTTATATCTTCGAAAAACAAAAGAAAAAATAGTAGCTTTTAAAAACACTTTTTTTACTGATGAAATGAATGTAGAATATTTTATTAAATTGAGTAATCCTTTTGATGGTATTAAAAAATATGCAGAAAAAATTAACGCAGATTTAATTATAATGGGATCTAAAGGTCATTCTGAATTTGAAGAAATTATGATTGGCTCTAATACAGAAAAAGTTGTTAGAAGTTCTAAAACTCCTGTAATTGTAGTTAAAAAAGATGATGCGAAAATTAAACTAAAAAACTTAGTTTTTGCTTCGAATTTTAAAGAAGAAAACAAGGAGGTTTTTAGTAAATTCCTCAATTTTGCAAATGCCTTTAATAGCAAAATTCATCTTTTAAAAATTAACACACCTTCTCAATTTGAAAGCACATTTAATGCAAAAGAGAAAGTAAAAACTTTTATAAAAGATTACAATCTACCTAAACACACAATAAACATATACAACGATGTTTCTGTAGAAAAAGGAATTCTTAATTATGCAAAAGAGAAAAAAGCAGACTTAATAGCTTTAAGCACTCACGGTAGAAGTGGTATATCTCACCTTTTTACAGGAAGCGTTACCAAAAACTTATCTAAAAAAGCTTTAAAACCGATGTTTACAGTTAAAGTCTAA
- the rimP gene encoding ribosome assembly cofactor RimP, with the protein MEQEKIKDLVEEALASNDSLYLIDLSISANNKIQVVVDGDQGVPLSECIRISKNIDGNLDREEEDFSLEVTTPDIAHPLKMKRQYLKNINRILKVKTAEEEFEGTLTDATEDNIVLQWKAREPKPIGKGKVTVKKTVTLEYKEIKEAKVKIVF; encoded by the coding sequence ATGGAGCAAGAAAAAATAAAAGACTTAGTAGAAGAGGCGTTGGCAAGTAACGACTCGTTGTATTTAATAGACTTATCTATTTCTGCAAACAACAAAATACAAGTTGTAGTTGATGGTGATCAAGGTGTTCCATTAAGCGAATGTATAAGAATTAGTAAAAATATAGATGGTAATTTAGATAGGGAAGAAGAAGATTTCTCTCTAGAAGTAACCACGCCAGATATTGCTCATCCATTAAAGATGAAAAGGCAGTATCTTAAAAATATTAATAGAATTCTTAAGGTAAAAACAGCAGAAGAAGAGTTTGAAGGAACTTTAACAGACGCAACAGAAGACAACATTGTCTTACAATGGAAGGCAAGAGAACCAAAACCAATTGGTAAAGGAAAAGTTACGGTGAAAAAAACAGTAACATTAGAGTATAAGGAGATTAAAGAAGCAAAAGTGAAAATTGTATTTTAA